A single genomic interval of Malania oleifera isolate guangnan ecotype guangnan chromosome 11, ASM2987363v1, whole genome shotgun sequence harbors:
- the LOC131168122 gene encoding type IV inositol polyphosphate 5-phosphatase 6-like isoform X1 → MDTGNQKRRTRSWRSWFKQKHKSREGSSHFTDFSDEGYGSSDDGLVTSIGMESCISTNELRVFVGSWNVAGRSPVGSLAVDLDDWLNLKDAADIYVLGFQEIVPLKIRTIIGVEDSTPVTEWNTLIGKTLNNKYGCPWLTPRLNTIPSQSYYYAKGIPDPQRRFSVSSETPFREWRKVEHGKRNDGWSKYKLMASKKMVGVFISVWMKKELTKKYRISNVKVCSVACGIMGYLGNKGSVSVSMSIEGTSFCFIAAHLASGEKKGDERRRNYQVLETFRRTTFSRQRSRPLTMLGHDRIFWFGDLNYRLYLEDSLARQLVKKQDWRALQEFDQLRRELEDGGVFQGWKEGNIEFAPTYKYSSSNFNRYSGGLPSRSGEKQRTPAWCDRILWYGKGVEQLSYFRSESRFSDHRPVSALFSTQIEIMDPNRQTAALHTIHPTITPPNQTHDDDDDDADDYDGDCGGSSSIQAREGKRSNPYCH, encoded by the exons ATGGACACAGGGAACCAGAAGAGGAGAACTAGAAGTTGGCGCAGCTGGTTTAAGCAAAAGCACAAGAGCAGGGAAGGCTCTTCTCATTTTACAGATTTTTCAG ATGAAGGCTATGGCAGTTCAGATGATGGTTTGGTTACGTCGATAGGAATGGAATCATGCATTTCAACTAATGAGTTAAG AGTCTTTGTGGGTTCTTGGAATGTTGCTGGAAGATCTCCTGTGGGGAGCTTGGCTGTGGATTTGGACGACTGGTTAAATCTCAAGGATGCTGCCGATATTTATGTTCTTGG ATTTCAGGAAATTGTCCCTTTAAAGATCCGGACAATAATTGGAGTAGAAGACTCAACTCCGGTGACAGAATGGAATACGCTTATTGGAAAAACTCTTAACAACAAATATGGTTGCCCGTGGTTAACACCCAGATTGAATACAATTCCAAGTCAGAGTTACTACTATGCGAAGGGAATTCCCGACCCTCAAAGAAGGTTCAGTGTTAGCAGTGAGACTCCCTTCAGGGAGTGGCGAAAGGTCGAACATGGCAAACGAAATGATGGTTGGAGCAAGTACAAGCTAATGGCAAGCAAGAAGATGGTTGGAGTCTTCATTAGTGTTTGGATGAAGAAGGAGCTAACCAAGAAATACCGGATTTCAAATGTAAAGGTTTGTTCAGTGGCTTGTGGTATTATGGGATACCTAGGAAACAAAGGATCAGTTTCAGTAAGCATGTCAATTGAAGGAACTAGTTTTTGCTTCATTGCCGCCCACTTGGCTTCTGGTGAGAAGAAAGGAGATGAAAGGCGAAGAAATTACCAAGTCTTGGAGACTTTTCGGCGAACGACTTTCTCCCGACAACGGTCTCGTCCTCTCACCATGTTAGGACACGA TCGGATATTCTGGTTTGGCGATCTCAATTACAGGTTATACTTGGAAGACAGTTTAGCTAGACAGCTGGTAAAAAAGCAAGACTGGAGAGCATTGCAAGAGTTTGACCAGCTTCGAAGGGAGCTAGAAGATGGTGGAGTATTCCAAGGTTGGAAAGAGGGAAACATAGAATTTGCCCCTACCTACAAGTACTCTTCATCCAATTTCAATCGGTATTCAGGTGGCCTTCCAAGCAGATCAGGAGAAAAACAAAGGACTCCAGCATG GTGTGATAGAATTCTATGGTATGGAAAAGGAGTAGAGCAACTTTCTTATTTTCGCAGTGAGAGTAGGTTCTCCGATCATCGGCCCGTTTCTGCTCTCTTCTCTACCCAGATTGAAATCATGGACCCCAATCGGCAGACTGCTGCACTCCACACAATCCATCCCACAATAACTCCTCCCAACCAAACT catgatgatgatgatgatgatgctgatgatTATGATGGTGATTGTGGTGGCAGCAGCAGCATCCAAGCTAGAGAGGGGAAGAGGTCAAATCCATATTGTCATTGA
- the LOC131168122 gene encoding type IV inositol polyphosphate 5-phosphatase 6-like isoform X5 — protein sequence MDTGNQKRRTRSWRSWFKQKHKSREGSSHFTDFSDEGYGSSDDGLVTSIGMESCISTNELRVFVGSWNVAGRSPVGSLAVDLDDWLNLKDAADIYVLGFQEIVPLKIRTIIGVEDSTPVTEWNTLIGKTLNNKYGCPWLTPRLNTIPSQSYYYAKGIPDPQRRFSVSSETPFREWRKVEHGKRNDGWSKYKLMASKKMVGVFISVWMKKELTKKYRISNVKVCSVACGIMGYLGNKGSVSVSMSIEGTSFCFIAAHLASGEKKGDERRRNYQVLETFRRTTFSRQRSRPLTMLGHELYLEDSLARQLVKKQDWRALQEFDQLRRELEDGGVFQGWKEGNIEFAPTYKYSSSNFNRYSGGLPSRSGEKQRTPAWCDRILWYGKGVEQLSYFRSESRFSDHRPVSALFSTQIEIMDPNRQTAALHTIHPTITPPNQTQQHPS from the exons ATGGACACAGGGAACCAGAAGAGGAGAACTAGAAGTTGGCGCAGCTGGTTTAAGCAAAAGCACAAGAGCAGGGAAGGCTCTTCTCATTTTACAGATTTTTCAG ATGAAGGCTATGGCAGTTCAGATGATGGTTTGGTTACGTCGATAGGAATGGAATCATGCATTTCAACTAATGAGTTAAG AGTCTTTGTGGGTTCTTGGAATGTTGCTGGAAGATCTCCTGTGGGGAGCTTGGCTGTGGATTTGGACGACTGGTTAAATCTCAAGGATGCTGCCGATATTTATGTTCTTGG ATTTCAGGAAATTGTCCCTTTAAAGATCCGGACAATAATTGGAGTAGAAGACTCAACTCCGGTGACAGAATGGAATACGCTTATTGGAAAAACTCTTAACAACAAATATGGTTGCCCGTGGTTAACACCCAGATTGAATACAATTCCAAGTCAGAGTTACTACTATGCGAAGGGAATTCCCGACCCTCAAAGAAGGTTCAGTGTTAGCAGTGAGACTCCCTTCAGGGAGTGGCGAAAGGTCGAACATGGCAAACGAAATGATGGTTGGAGCAAGTACAAGCTAATGGCAAGCAAGAAGATGGTTGGAGTCTTCATTAGTGTTTGGATGAAGAAGGAGCTAACCAAGAAATACCGGATTTCAAATGTAAAGGTTTGTTCAGTGGCTTGTGGTATTATGGGATACCTAGGAAACAAAGGATCAGTTTCAGTAAGCATGTCAATTGAAGGAACTAGTTTTTGCTTCATTGCCGCCCACTTGGCTTCTGGTGAGAAGAAAGGAGATGAAAGGCGAAGAAATTACCAAGTCTTGGAGACTTTTCGGCGAACGACTTTCTCCCGACAACGGTCTCGTCCTCTCACCATGTTAGGACACGA GTTATACTTGGAAGACAGTTTAGCTAGACAGCTGGTAAAAAAGCAAGACTGGAGAGCATTGCAAGAGTTTGACCAGCTTCGAAGGGAGCTAGAAGATGGTGGAGTATTCCAAGGTTGGAAAGAGGGAAACATAGAATTTGCCCCTACCTACAAGTACTCTTCATCCAATTTCAATCGGTATTCAGGTGGCCTTCCAAGCAGATCAGGAGAAAAACAAAGGACTCCAGCATG GTGTGATAGAATTCTATGGTATGGAAAAGGAGTAGAGCAACTTTCTTATTTTCGCAGTGAGAGTAGGTTCTCCGATCATCGGCCCGTTTCTGCTCTCTTCTCTACCCAGATTGAAATCATGGACCCCAATCGGCAGACTGCTGCACTCCACACAATCCATCCCACAATAACTCCTCCCAACCAAACT CAGCAGCATCCAAGCTAG
- the LOC131168122 gene encoding type IV inositol polyphosphate 5-phosphatase 6-like isoform X3 — MDTGNQKRRTRSWRSWFKQKHKSREGSSHFTDFSDEGYGSSDDGLVTSIGMESCISTNELRVFVGSWNVAGRSPVGSLAVDLDDWLNLKDAADIYVLGFQEIVPLKIRTIIGVEDSTPVTEWNTLIGKTLNNKYGCPWLTPRLNTIPSQSYYYAKGIPDPQRRFSVSSETPFREWRKVEHGKRNDGWSKYKLMASKKMVGVFISVWMKKELTKKYRISNVKVCSVACGIMGYLGNKGSVSVSMSIEGTSFCFIAAHLASGEKKGDERRRNYQVLETFRRTTFSRQRSRPLTMLGHDRIFWFGDLNYRLYLEDSLARQLVKKQDWRALQEFDQLRRELEDGGVFQGWKEGNIEFAPTYKYSSSNFNRYSGGLPSRSGEKQRTPAWCDRILWYGKGVEQLSYFRSESRFSDHRPVSALFSTQIEIMDPNRQTAALHTIHPTITPPNQTQQHPS; from the exons ATGGACACAGGGAACCAGAAGAGGAGAACTAGAAGTTGGCGCAGCTGGTTTAAGCAAAAGCACAAGAGCAGGGAAGGCTCTTCTCATTTTACAGATTTTTCAG ATGAAGGCTATGGCAGTTCAGATGATGGTTTGGTTACGTCGATAGGAATGGAATCATGCATTTCAACTAATGAGTTAAG AGTCTTTGTGGGTTCTTGGAATGTTGCTGGAAGATCTCCTGTGGGGAGCTTGGCTGTGGATTTGGACGACTGGTTAAATCTCAAGGATGCTGCCGATATTTATGTTCTTGG ATTTCAGGAAATTGTCCCTTTAAAGATCCGGACAATAATTGGAGTAGAAGACTCAACTCCGGTGACAGAATGGAATACGCTTATTGGAAAAACTCTTAACAACAAATATGGTTGCCCGTGGTTAACACCCAGATTGAATACAATTCCAAGTCAGAGTTACTACTATGCGAAGGGAATTCCCGACCCTCAAAGAAGGTTCAGTGTTAGCAGTGAGACTCCCTTCAGGGAGTGGCGAAAGGTCGAACATGGCAAACGAAATGATGGTTGGAGCAAGTACAAGCTAATGGCAAGCAAGAAGATGGTTGGAGTCTTCATTAGTGTTTGGATGAAGAAGGAGCTAACCAAGAAATACCGGATTTCAAATGTAAAGGTTTGTTCAGTGGCTTGTGGTATTATGGGATACCTAGGAAACAAAGGATCAGTTTCAGTAAGCATGTCAATTGAAGGAACTAGTTTTTGCTTCATTGCCGCCCACTTGGCTTCTGGTGAGAAGAAAGGAGATGAAAGGCGAAGAAATTACCAAGTCTTGGAGACTTTTCGGCGAACGACTTTCTCCCGACAACGGTCTCGTCCTCTCACCATGTTAGGACACGA TCGGATATTCTGGTTTGGCGATCTCAATTACAGGTTATACTTGGAAGACAGTTTAGCTAGACAGCTGGTAAAAAAGCAAGACTGGAGAGCATTGCAAGAGTTTGACCAGCTTCGAAGGGAGCTAGAAGATGGTGGAGTATTCCAAGGTTGGAAAGAGGGAAACATAGAATTTGCCCCTACCTACAAGTACTCTTCATCCAATTTCAATCGGTATTCAGGTGGCCTTCCAAGCAGATCAGGAGAAAAACAAAGGACTCCAGCATG GTGTGATAGAATTCTATGGTATGGAAAAGGAGTAGAGCAACTTTCTTATTTTCGCAGTGAGAGTAGGTTCTCCGATCATCGGCCCGTTTCTGCTCTCTTCTCTACCCAGATTGAAATCATGGACCCCAATCGGCAGACTGCTGCACTCCACACAATCCATCCCACAATAACTCCTCCCAACCAAACT CAGCAGCATCCAAGCTAG
- the LOC131168122 gene encoding type IV inositol polyphosphate 5-phosphatase 6-like isoform X2, with amino-acid sequence MDTGNQKRRTRSWRSWFKQKHKSREGSSHFTDFSDEGYGSSDDGLVTSIGMESCISTNELRVFVGSWNVAGRSPVGSLAVDLDDWLNLKDAADIYVLGFQEIVPLKIRTIIGVEDSTPVTEWNTLIGKTLNNKYGCPWLTPRLNTIPSQSYYYAKGIPDPQRRFSVSSETPFREWRKVEHGKRNDGWSKYKLMASKKMVGVFISVWMKKELTKKYRISNVKVCSVACGIMGYLGNKGSVSVSMSIEGTSFCFIAAHLASGEKKGDERRRNYQVLETFRRTTFSRQRSRPLTMLGHDRIFWFGDLNYRLYLEDSLARQLVKKQDWRALQEFDQLRRELEDGGVFQGWKEGNIEFAPTYKYSSSNFNRYSGGLPSRSGEKQRTPAWCDRILWYGKGVEQLSYFRSESRFSDHRPVSALFSTQIEIMDPNRQTAALHTIHPTITPPNQTELLNGIVWLIA; translated from the exons ATGGACACAGGGAACCAGAAGAGGAGAACTAGAAGTTGGCGCAGCTGGTTTAAGCAAAAGCACAAGAGCAGGGAAGGCTCTTCTCATTTTACAGATTTTTCAG ATGAAGGCTATGGCAGTTCAGATGATGGTTTGGTTACGTCGATAGGAATGGAATCATGCATTTCAACTAATGAGTTAAG AGTCTTTGTGGGTTCTTGGAATGTTGCTGGAAGATCTCCTGTGGGGAGCTTGGCTGTGGATTTGGACGACTGGTTAAATCTCAAGGATGCTGCCGATATTTATGTTCTTGG ATTTCAGGAAATTGTCCCTTTAAAGATCCGGACAATAATTGGAGTAGAAGACTCAACTCCGGTGACAGAATGGAATACGCTTATTGGAAAAACTCTTAACAACAAATATGGTTGCCCGTGGTTAACACCCAGATTGAATACAATTCCAAGTCAGAGTTACTACTATGCGAAGGGAATTCCCGACCCTCAAAGAAGGTTCAGTGTTAGCAGTGAGACTCCCTTCAGGGAGTGGCGAAAGGTCGAACATGGCAAACGAAATGATGGTTGGAGCAAGTACAAGCTAATGGCAAGCAAGAAGATGGTTGGAGTCTTCATTAGTGTTTGGATGAAGAAGGAGCTAACCAAGAAATACCGGATTTCAAATGTAAAGGTTTGTTCAGTGGCTTGTGGTATTATGGGATACCTAGGAAACAAAGGATCAGTTTCAGTAAGCATGTCAATTGAAGGAACTAGTTTTTGCTTCATTGCCGCCCACTTGGCTTCTGGTGAGAAGAAAGGAGATGAAAGGCGAAGAAATTACCAAGTCTTGGAGACTTTTCGGCGAACGACTTTCTCCCGACAACGGTCTCGTCCTCTCACCATGTTAGGACACGA TCGGATATTCTGGTTTGGCGATCTCAATTACAGGTTATACTTGGAAGACAGTTTAGCTAGACAGCTGGTAAAAAAGCAAGACTGGAGAGCATTGCAAGAGTTTGACCAGCTTCGAAGGGAGCTAGAAGATGGTGGAGTATTCCAAGGTTGGAAAGAGGGAAACATAGAATTTGCCCCTACCTACAAGTACTCTTCATCCAATTTCAATCGGTATTCAGGTGGCCTTCCAAGCAGATCAGGAGAAAAACAAAGGACTCCAGCATG GTGTGATAGAATTCTATGGTATGGAAAAGGAGTAGAGCAACTTTCTTATTTTCGCAGTGAGAGTAGGTTCTCCGATCATCGGCCCGTTTCTGCTCTCTTCTCTACCCAGATTGAAATCATGGACCCCAATCGGCAGACTGCTGCACTCCACACAATCCATCCCACAATAACTCCTCCCAACCAAACT GAACTTCTTAATGGGATAGTCTGGTTAATagcatga
- the LOC131168122 gene encoding type IV inositol polyphosphate 5-phosphatase 6-like isoform X4 codes for MDTGNQKRRTRSWRSWFKQKHKSREGSSHFTDFSDEGYGSSDDGLVTSIGMESCISTNELRVFVGSWNVAGRSPVGSLAVDLDDWLNLKDAADIYVLGFQEIVPLKIRTIIGVEDSTPVTEWNTLIGKTLNNKYGCPWLTPRLNTIPSQSYYYAKGIPDPQRRFSVSSETPFREWRKVEHGKRNDGWSKYKLMASKKMVGVFISVWMKKELTKKYRISNVKVCSVACGIMGYLGNKGSVSVSMSIEGTSFCFIAAHLASGEKKGDERRRNYQVLETFRRTTFSRQRSRPLTMLGHELYLEDSLARQLVKKQDWRALQEFDQLRRELEDGGVFQGWKEGNIEFAPTYKYSSSNFNRYSGGLPSRSGEKQRTPAWCDRILWYGKGVEQLSYFRSESRFSDHRPVSALFSTQIEIMDPNRQTAALHTIHPTITPPNQTELLNGIVWLIA; via the exons ATGGACACAGGGAACCAGAAGAGGAGAACTAGAAGTTGGCGCAGCTGGTTTAAGCAAAAGCACAAGAGCAGGGAAGGCTCTTCTCATTTTACAGATTTTTCAG ATGAAGGCTATGGCAGTTCAGATGATGGTTTGGTTACGTCGATAGGAATGGAATCATGCATTTCAACTAATGAGTTAAG AGTCTTTGTGGGTTCTTGGAATGTTGCTGGAAGATCTCCTGTGGGGAGCTTGGCTGTGGATTTGGACGACTGGTTAAATCTCAAGGATGCTGCCGATATTTATGTTCTTGG ATTTCAGGAAATTGTCCCTTTAAAGATCCGGACAATAATTGGAGTAGAAGACTCAACTCCGGTGACAGAATGGAATACGCTTATTGGAAAAACTCTTAACAACAAATATGGTTGCCCGTGGTTAACACCCAGATTGAATACAATTCCAAGTCAGAGTTACTACTATGCGAAGGGAATTCCCGACCCTCAAAGAAGGTTCAGTGTTAGCAGTGAGACTCCCTTCAGGGAGTGGCGAAAGGTCGAACATGGCAAACGAAATGATGGTTGGAGCAAGTACAAGCTAATGGCAAGCAAGAAGATGGTTGGAGTCTTCATTAGTGTTTGGATGAAGAAGGAGCTAACCAAGAAATACCGGATTTCAAATGTAAAGGTTTGTTCAGTGGCTTGTGGTATTATGGGATACCTAGGAAACAAAGGATCAGTTTCAGTAAGCATGTCAATTGAAGGAACTAGTTTTTGCTTCATTGCCGCCCACTTGGCTTCTGGTGAGAAGAAAGGAGATGAAAGGCGAAGAAATTACCAAGTCTTGGAGACTTTTCGGCGAACGACTTTCTCCCGACAACGGTCTCGTCCTCTCACCATGTTAGGACACGA GTTATACTTGGAAGACAGTTTAGCTAGACAGCTGGTAAAAAAGCAAGACTGGAGAGCATTGCAAGAGTTTGACCAGCTTCGAAGGGAGCTAGAAGATGGTGGAGTATTCCAAGGTTGGAAAGAGGGAAACATAGAATTTGCCCCTACCTACAAGTACTCTTCATCCAATTTCAATCGGTATTCAGGTGGCCTTCCAAGCAGATCAGGAGAAAAACAAAGGACTCCAGCATG GTGTGATAGAATTCTATGGTATGGAAAAGGAGTAGAGCAACTTTCTTATTTTCGCAGTGAGAGTAGGTTCTCCGATCATCGGCCCGTTTCTGCTCTCTTCTCTACCCAGATTGAAATCATGGACCCCAATCGGCAGACTGCTGCACTCCACACAATCCATCCCACAATAACTCCTCCCAACCAAACT GAACTTCTTAATGGGATAGTCTGGTTAATagcatga